In Nitrobacteraceae bacterium AZCC 1564, the following proteins share a genomic window:
- a CDS encoding cell division protein FtsZ (product_source=KO:K03531; cath_funfam=3.40.50.1440; cog=COG0206; ko=KO:K03531; pfam=PF00091,PF12327; smart=SM00864; superfamily=52490,55307; tigrfam=TIGR00065,TIGR03483), with product MTINLNVPDIRELKPRITVFGVGGAGGNAVNNMITAGLQGVDFVVANTDAQALTMSKAERIVQMGTQVTQGLGAGSQPDVGAAAAQEVIDEIKDHLSGANMVFVTAGMGGGTGTGAAPVIAATAREMGILTVGVVTKPFHFEGQRRMRTAETGIGELQKVVDTLLIIPNQNLFRVANEKTTFADAFAMADQVLYSGVACITDLMVKEGLINLDFADVRAVMKEMGKAMMGTGESTGEKRALTAAEAAIANPLIDDSSMKGARGLLISITGGKDLTLFEVDEAATRIREEVDNDANIIVGATFDETLDGIIRVSVVATGIDAVAAARATPAPATMSPSVAPESRLAELTARLRADNQRMAERAAQQQKAPAPAAAAPTAPPRTDHIDRAALAAIAEAVSPAERQSQPQMQPAAYGDVNVRPIPPKPSMFPEQEEPMHNIQEPAPPAAFIPQPAERMPLRAPRMPQFDELPVPAQNEIRKARGEAAEEPPHPQKTRTSLLQRLANVGLGRRDEDSEPPIAARGAGPAMPQMPPLPERKPQRPIPAQYGGDPVSEYARRPAPAPQGLDSHGRPAPVAPQGGEDHLDIPAFLRRQAN from the coding sequence ATGACCATCAATCTCAACGTACCCGATATTCGCGAGCTGAAGCCGCGTATCACCGTTTTCGGTGTCGGCGGCGCGGGCGGTAATGCCGTCAACAACATGATCACCGCCGGTCTTCAGGGGGTGGACTTCGTCGTCGCCAATACCGACGCGCAGGCCCTGACCATGTCGAAGGCCGAACGCATCGTGCAAATGGGCACGCAGGTCACCCAGGGCCTCGGCGCCGGATCGCAGCCGGACGTGGGCGCCGCAGCCGCGCAAGAGGTCATCGACGAGATCAAGGATCATCTGTCGGGCGCTAACATGGTGTTCGTCACCGCTGGCATGGGTGGTGGTACCGGCACCGGCGCCGCACCGGTTATCGCCGCGACCGCCCGCGAGATGGGCATCCTGACCGTGGGCGTCGTTACCAAGCCATTCCACTTTGAAGGCCAGCGCCGCATGCGCACCGCCGAAACCGGCATTGGCGAGCTTCAGAAAGTGGTCGATACGCTGCTGATCATCCCGAATCAGAATCTGTTCCGCGTCGCCAACGAAAAGACCACTTTTGCCGACGCGTTCGCGATGGCTGACCAAGTGCTCTACTCGGGCGTCGCCTGCATCACCGATCTGATGGTCAAGGAAGGCCTCATCAACCTCGACTTCGCCGACGTCCGCGCCGTGATGAAGGAGATGGGCAAGGCGATGATGGGCACTGGCGAGTCCACCGGCGAGAAGCGGGCCCTGACCGCCGCCGAAGCTGCTATCGCCAACCCGCTGATCGACGATTCGTCCATGAAGGGCGCACGTGGCCTCCTGATTTCCATCACCGGCGGCAAGGACTTGACGCTGTTCGAGGTCGACGAAGCGGCGACCCGCATTCGCGAGGAAGTCGACAACGACGCCAACATTATTGTCGGCGCAACCTTCGACGAGACCCTTGATGGCATCATCCGTGTGTCCGTGGTCGCTACTGGCATCGACGCGGTCGCGGCTGCGCGCGCGACTCCTGCCCCAGCCACAATGAGCCCGTCGGTTGCACCGGAAAGCCGTCTGGCGGAACTGACCGCTCGTCTGCGTGCAGACAATCAGCGCATGGCAGAACGTGCCGCGCAGCAGCAGAAAGCTCCGGCTCCAGCAGCCGCTGCTCCCACCGCGCCACCTCGCACCGACCACATTGACCGTGCCGCTCTGGCCGCAATCGCCGAGGCCGTATCACCTGCCGAACGGCAGTCTCAGCCACAAATGCAACCTGCCGCCTATGGCGACGTGAACGTGCGACCGATCCCGCCGAAGCCATCGATGTTCCCGGAACAGGAAGAGCCGATGCACAACATCCAGGAACCGGCGCCTCCAGCAGCCTTTATTCCGCAGCCGGCTGAGCGCATGCCGCTGCGCGCACCGCGGATGCCGCAGTTCGACGAGCTTCCGGTTCCAGCGCAGAACGAAATCCGCAAGGCGCGTGGTGAAGCGGCTGAGGAACCGCCGCATCCGCAGAAGACCCGTACCTCGTTGCTGCAGCGCCTGGCCAATGTCGGTCTCGGTCGTCGCGACGAAGACAGCGAGCCGCCGATTGCAGCCCGCGGTGCCGGTCCTGCCATGCCGCAGATGCCACCGTTGCCGGAGCGCAAGCCGCAGCGTCCGATTCCCGCGCAGTACGGCGGCGACCCGGTGTCGGAATACGCTCGCCGTCCGGCGCCTGCGCCGCAGGGCCTTGATTCGCATGGTCGCCCGGCCCCAGTGGCGCCTCAGGGGGGCGAGGATCACCTGGATATCCCCGCCTTTTTGCGGCGGCAGGCGAACTAA
- a CDS encoding DNA repair protein RecN (Recombination protein N) (product_source=KO:K03631; cath_funfam=1.10.533.10,3.40.50.300; cog=COG0497; ko=KO:K03631; pfam=PF02463; smart=SM00382; superfamily=52540; tigrfam=TIGR00634), producing the protein MLARLSIRDIVLIERLDIDFLKGLAVLTGETGAGKSILLDAFALALGGRGDASLVRHGAEQGQVTAVFDVPKKHPASTILRDNGLDDSGEMILRRVQLADGRTRAFLNDQAISVQTLKAVGATLVEIHGQHDERALVDTATHRQLLDAFASLEKDVAAIEDLWEARRTARAALDEHRASMERAAREADYLRHASEELTKLNPEEGEETALAERRAVMMQGEKIAEDLRDAQAAVGGPQSPVSSLAAAVRRLERRAASAPALIEPAVKAMDAAINALEEADQHLNAALVAADFDPLELERIEERLFALRGAARKYSTPVDGLAALAKRYASDIALIDAGADQLKVLEKAVAAADKAYDAAAQKLSAARNKTADKLNKAVNAELAPLKLERAKFSTQVESDPASPGPQGFDRVEFWVQTNPGTKPGPLMKVASGGELSRFLLALKVVLSDRGSAPTLVFDEIDTGVGGAVADAIGARLARLAEKVQVMAVTHAPQVAARADQHLLISKDALDKGKRVATRVATLANDHRREEIARMLAGAEITAEARAAAERLLRAATA; encoded by the coding sequence ATGCTGGCCCGGCTTTCGATCCGTGACATCGTCCTGATCGAGCGGCTTGATATCGATTTCCTCAAGGGACTCGCGGTTCTCACCGGCGAAACCGGTGCAGGCAAATCCATTCTTCTGGACGCCTTTGCGCTCGCGCTTGGCGGGCGTGGCGATGCCAGCCTCGTCCGGCACGGCGCGGAGCAGGGCCAGGTGACAGCGGTCTTCGATGTTCCGAAGAAGCATCCTGCCAGCACAATTCTCCGCGACAACGGGCTAGACGATTCCGGTGAAATGATCCTGCGCCGGGTGCAGCTCGCCGACGGCCGCACGCGTGCTTTCCTCAACGATCAGGCCATCAGTGTGCAGACATTAAAAGCTGTCGGCGCGACGCTGGTGGAAATCCATGGTCAGCATGACGAGCGGGCACTGGTGGATACCGCGACGCACCGGCAATTGCTGGACGCATTTGCGTCCCTTGAGAAGGATGTAGCCGCGATCGAAGACTTGTGGGAAGCGCGGCGTACAGCCCGTGCGGCGCTTGATGAACATCGTGCCAGCATGGAGCGCGCGGCGCGCGAGGCGGACTACCTGCGGCACGCATCCGAGGAACTGACAAAGCTCAATCCGGAAGAGGGTGAGGAGACGGCTCTGGCCGAGCGCCGCGCCGTCATGATGCAGGGTGAGAAGATTGCGGAGGATCTGCGCGATGCGCAGGCTGCGGTCGGCGGTCCTCAATCGCCCGTGTCGTCATTGGCGGCCGCGGTGCGCCGCCTGGAACGCCGTGCAGCGAGCGCTCCCGCGCTCATTGAACCCGCGGTCAAAGCCATGGACGCTGCCATCAACGCGCTGGAAGAAGCCGACCAGCATCTCAATGCGGCGCTCGTTGCGGCGGATTTCGACCCGCTCGAACTTGAGCGCATCGAAGAGCGCCTGTTCGCGCTTCGTGGAGCCGCGCGAAAGTACTCGACACCCGTCGATGGGCTGGCCGCTCTTGCCAAGCGATACGCCTCCGATATTGCGCTGATCGATGCTGGCGCCGATCAGTTGAAGGTGCTGGAAAAGGCGGTCGCGGCTGCTGACAAAGCTTATGACGCTGCCGCGCAAAAACTGTCAGCGGCACGCAACAAGACCGCGGACAAGCTCAATAAGGCCGTGAACGCTGAACTCGCACCGCTCAAGCTTGAGCGCGCGAAATTTTCCACCCAGGTCGAAAGCGATCCAGCGTCTCCCGGACCACAAGGGTTCGATCGCGTTGAATTTTGGGTGCAGACCAATCCGGGCACCAAGCCGGGTCCATTGATGAAGGTCGCGTCGGGTGGTGAATTGTCACGTTTCCTGCTGGCGCTGAAGGTCGTCCTGTCGGATCGCGGTTCCGCACCGACGCTGGTATTCGACGAAATCGACACCGGCGTTGGTGGTGCGGTGGCAGATGCTATCGGTGCGCGTCTGGCGCGGCTGGCCGAAAAGGTGCAGGTTATGGCGGTGACGCACGCCCCGCAGGTGGCCGCGCGGGCGGATCAGCACCTGCTGATCTCGAAAGACGCGCTCGATAAGGGCAAGCGCGTGGCGACCCGAGTGGCCACACTTGCGAACGATCATCGTCGCGAGGAAATCGCGCGTATGCTTGCGGGGGCTGAAATTACTGCGGAAGCACGCGCTGCGGCGGAGCGTCTGCTACGTGCTGCGACGGCCTGA
- a CDS encoding DNA ligase (NAD+) (product_source=KO:K01972; cath_funfam=1.10.287.610,2.40.50.140,3.30.470.30,3.40.50.10190; cog=COG0272; ko=KO:K01972; pfam=PF00533,PF01653,PF03119,PF03120,PF12826; smart=SM00278,SM00292,SM00532; superfamily=47781,50249,52113,56091; tigrfam=TIGR00575) yields the protein MAAKPKKAPVDVDKLTKVQARAELMRLALEIEEHNNRYYQEDAPKISDAAYDALRQRSDAIEARFPELITKDSPSQKIGAAPSGRFAKVQHAIPMLSLGNAFTDQDVVDFIERVQRFLKLGADEIPTIVAEPKIDGLSLSLRYENGELVRGATRGDGTTGEDVTANVRTLSDIPHRLKSRNVPAICELRGEVYMLKSDFLALNKRQEEAGDTVFANPRNSAAGSLRQKDPSITASRPLKFFAYGWGDMSEVPAPTQFEMIQWIGNAGFVINPLTTRCRDVEAVLKFYREIETKRATLGYDIDGVVYKVDRLDWQQRLGFVSRNPRWAIAHKFAAEQATTILNDIEIQVGRTGALTPVAKLAPVTVGGVVVQNATLHNEDYIKAIGNDGQPIRDGVDIRIGDTVVVQRAGDVIPQIVSVVLDKRPKDAKPYKFPHTCPACGSHAVREADPKTGREDSVRRCTNTLACPAQAKERLKHFVARNAFDIDGLGDKQIEEFFIDGLVRSPADIFTLEKRDARASKKLADREGFGRTSVRNLFAAIEARRKIALHRFIYALGIRHVGEGNAKLLARHYGTVENFRSAMIAAGEGPLSEAYLDLNSIEGIGAVVANAIVEFFAEPHSVKAMDDLLAEIEVLPAEKTKTDSPIAGKTVVFTGSLEKFTREEAKATAERLGAKAAGSVSKKTDYVVAGPGAGSKLAEAQKLGVKVLTEDEWLALVNGS from the coding sequence ATGGCAGCGAAACCGAAAAAAGCACCTGTTGATGTCGACAAGTTGACCAAGGTCCAGGCCAGGGCCGAGCTGATGCGCCTTGCGCTTGAAATCGAAGAGCACAACAACCGCTACTATCAGGAAGACGCGCCGAAGATTTCGGACGCTGCCTACGATGCTTTGCGCCAGCGCAGCGATGCCATCGAGGCCCGTTTTCCGGAACTGATCACCAAGGACTCGCCATCACAAAAGATCGGCGCTGCGCCGTCGGGCCGCTTCGCCAAAGTGCAGCACGCGATTCCGATGCTCTCGCTCGGTAACGCGTTCACCGATCAGGATGTGGTGGACTTCATCGAGCGCGTGCAGCGGTTTCTCAAACTTGGCGCTGATGAAATCCCGACGATCGTGGCCGAGCCGAAGATCGACGGCCTTTCGTTGTCACTTCGCTATGAGAATGGCGAGCTGGTGCGCGGAGCGACGCGCGGTGATGGCACGACGGGCGAGGATGTGACCGCCAATGTGCGGACGTTGTCAGACATTCCGCACAGGCTGAAGAGCCGCAATGTGCCTGCCATCTGTGAGTTGCGTGGCGAAGTCTACATGCTGAAGAGTGATTTCCTCGCGCTCAACAAGCGTCAGGAAGAGGCTGGCGATACGGTGTTCGCCAATCCAAGGAACTCCGCTGCCGGGTCGTTGCGCCAGAAAGATCCCTCCATCACGGCATCGCGGCCATTGAAGTTCTTTGCCTATGGGTGGGGCGATATGAGTGAGGTGCCGGCGCCGACCCAGTTCGAGATGATCCAATGGATCGGCAACGCCGGTTTCGTCATCAATCCGCTAACCACGCGCTGCAGGGACGTAGAAGCTGTCCTGAAATTCTACCGCGAGATTGAAACCAAGCGAGCCACGCTCGGCTACGACATTGACGGCGTGGTCTACAAAGTGGATCGGCTGGACTGGCAGCAACGCCTCGGCTTCGTTTCGCGGAATCCGCGCTGGGCCATCGCGCACAAGTTCGCCGCCGAGCAGGCGACAACGATTCTCAACGACATTGAAATTCAGGTCGGTCGCACCGGCGCGCTAACTCCGGTGGCAAAGCTCGCGCCGGTGACCGTGGGCGGCGTGGTGGTGCAGAACGCGACACTGCACAACGAGGACTACATCAAGGCCATCGGCAATGATGGCCAGCCCATTCGTGATGGTGTTGACATCCGCATCGGCGATACCGTCGTCGTGCAGCGCGCAGGCGATGTGATCCCGCAGATTGTCAGCGTGGTTCTCGACAAGCGCCCCAAGGATGCCAAGCCCTACAAATTCCCACACACTTGTCCTGCCTGCGGAAGTCATGCAGTGCGCGAGGCTGATCCCAAGACCGGCAGAGAAGACTCGGTTCGCCGTTGCACCAATACGCTCGCATGTCCGGCACAGGCGAAGGAACGGCTGAAGCATTTCGTTGCGCGCAACGCTTTCGATATCGATGGTCTTGGCGACAAGCAGATCGAAGAATTTTTCATAGATGGGCTGGTGAGGTCGCCGGCCGACATCTTCACGCTAGAGAAGCGCGACGCGCGTGCGAGCAAGAAGCTCGCCGACCGCGAAGGATTCGGCAGGACATCGGTGCGCAATCTATTTGCGGCCATTGAGGCGCGGCGCAAGATTGCGCTGCATCGTTTCATCTACGCGCTCGGTATTCGCCATGTGGGCGAAGGCAACGCCAAGCTTCTGGCGCGGCACTATGGGACAGTAGAGAACTTTCGCTCAGCCATGATCGCGGCGGGCGAAGGGCCTCTCTCGGAAGCTTACCTCGACCTGAATTCCATCGAGGGCATCGGGGCAGTGGTGGCGAATGCCATCGTCGAGTTTTTTGCCGAGCCGCACAGCGTCAAGGCAATGGATGATCTTCTCGCGGAGATCGAGGTGCTGCCGGCGGAGAAGACGAAGACGGATTCGCCGATTGCCGGCAAAACCGTCGTGTTCACGGGCTCGCTGGAGAAGTTCACACGAGAAGAAGCAAAGGCCACTGCCGAGCGCCTCGGCGCCAAGGCCGCCGGCTCCGTCTCGAAGAAGACTGACTACGTTGTGGCCGGGCCAGGCGCAGGTTCGAAGCTCGCCGAGGCGCAAAAGCTCGGCGTTAAGGTGCTGACCGAGGACGAGTGGCTGGCACTCGTCAATGGTTCGTAG
- a CDS encoding UDP-3-O-[3-hydroxymyristoyl] N-acetylglucosamine deacetylase (product_source=KO:K02535; cath_funfam=3.30.1700.10,3.30.230.20; cog=COG0774; ko=KO:K02535; pfam=PF03331; superfamily=54211; tigrfam=TIGR00325) produces MAKVFASWGRSEAEVPVNGAGDLQMINIIGHAGMKSSRQTTLRSHVTVTGVGVHSGSAVTLTLGPSETNSGFVFIRTGLDGGDREVKAISNSVVATEFATVLGDQSGPLVSTAEHVLAALRGMGVDNATIEIDGPEVPIMDGSAASFVAAIDRAGVVQQNAPRRFIEVLKPVRVVQGESVGEFLPYARGFRAELEINFANSLIGHQAYAFDLDADSFRRDISRARTFGCMADVAKLWSTGYALGASFDNCVVFDDTRVLNTEGLRFADECVRHKVLDVLGDLALAGLPLIGLYRSVRGGHKLNHAVLTALLADRHAWRVVEATEVVAERAVAARRSRGHADVVGGMVAAAAFAPDVS; encoded by the coding sequence ATGGCTAAGGTCTTCGCATCTTGGGGACGATCTGAAGCCGAAGTACCGGTTAACGGCGCTGGCGACCTTCAGATGATTAATATTATCGGGCACGCGGGAATGAAATCCAGTCGTCAAACGACGCTCCGGTCGCATGTAACTGTGACGGGCGTTGGCGTTCACTCTGGATCGGCGGTCACCCTGACCCTCGGTCCATCTGAGACCAATTCCGGTTTCGTCTTTATTCGGACAGGTCTCGATGGTGGCGACCGGGAAGTCAAAGCTATTTCCAACTCCGTCGTTGCCACTGAATTTGCTACCGTGCTGGGCGACCAGTCAGGCCCCCTGGTTTCTACCGCTGAGCACGTTCTCGCCGCGTTGCGCGGCATGGGTGTTGATAACGCCACCATCGAAATCGATGGACCTGAAGTTCCGATCATGGACGGCAGTGCGGCTTCCTTCGTAGCAGCCATTGATCGCGCCGGAGTTGTCCAACAAAACGCGCCGCGTCGTTTCATTGAAGTCCTCAAGCCGGTCAGAGTTGTGCAGGGCGAGTCGGTCGGCGAATTCCTTCCCTATGCCCGCGGTTTCCGGGCCGAGCTTGAAATCAATTTCGCCAACTCGCTGATCGGGCATCAGGCTTATGCCTTCGATCTCGATGCAGACAGCTTCCGTAGAGACATCTCCCGCGCCCGTACGTTCGGTTGCATGGCCGACGTCGCCAAGCTCTGGAGCACGGGGTATGCGCTCGGCGCATCTTTCGACAATTGTGTGGTGTTCGACGACACCCGAGTCCTGAACACCGAGGGCCTGCGCTTCGCCGACGAATGCGTGCGTCACAAGGTTCTCGACGTACTGGGCGACCTTGCGCTGGCTGGTCTGCCACTGATTGGTCTCTATCGCTCCGTGCGTGGTGGCCATAAGCTCAACCATGCGGTGCTCACCGCCCTTCTGGCTGATCGCCATGCATGGCGGGTGGTCGAGGCAACCGAAGTCGTGGCTGAACGTGCCGTCGCTGCACGGCGTTCGCGCGGGCATGCGGATGTCGTTGGCGGTATGGTCGCTGCGGCAGCCTTCGCTCCGGACGTATCCTGA
- a CDS encoding outer membrane protein assembly factor BamD (product_source=KO:K05807; cath_funfam=1.25.40.10; cog=COG4105; ko=KO:K05807; pfam=PF13525; smart=SM00028; superfamily=48452; tigrfam=TIGR03302; transmembrane_helix_parts=Inside_1_20,TMhelix_21_43,Outside_44_297) produces the protein MTLEPRKFMNLARISQLGRQARLALGLVVLAAPLAGCGTGALWDKFMAKEETFVDEPADKLYNEGLYLLNQKNDRKAANKKFEEVDRQHPYSDWARKSLLMSAYASYENGDYDECISSANRYIALHPGSPDAAYAQYLIAVSNFDQIPDVSRDQGRTEKAIAALEEVTRKYPTSEYATTARKKIEAARDQLAGKEMNVGRYYLEKKDYTAAINRFKVVVTQYQTTRHVEEALARLTEAYMAIGIVGEAQTAAAILGHNFPDSRWYKDAYNLVKSGGVEPTVNKGSWITRAFKKVGLG, from the coding sequence ATGACGCTCGAACCGCGCAAATTCATGAATCTTGCTCGCATTAGCCAACTTGGCCGTCAGGCGCGTCTGGCGCTTGGACTGGTCGTGCTTGCCGCGCCTCTCGCGGGCTGCGGAACCGGTGCGCTGTGGGACAAGTTCATGGCCAAGGAAGAAACTTTCGTCGATGAGCCGGCGGACAAGCTCTACAACGAAGGCCTGTACCTGCTAAACCAGAAAAACGACCGTAAGGCCGCGAACAAGAAGTTCGAGGAAGTTGACCGCCAGCACCCGTATTCCGACTGGGCGCGCAAATCGCTGCTGATGTCAGCCTATGCGTCTTATGAAAACGGCGACTACGACGAGTGCATTTCCTCCGCTAACCGTTACATTGCGTTGCATCCCGGCAGCCCAGACGCCGCCTACGCACAATATCTGATTGCGGTATCCAACTTTGATCAGATCCCGGACGTGTCCCGTGATCAGGGCCGCACGGAAAAGGCGATTGCCGCACTGGAAGAGGTAACCCGGAAATATCCGACGTCGGAATATGCCACGACGGCTCGCAAAAAGATCGAAGCTGCGCGCGACCAGTTGGCTGGCAAGGAAATGAACGTTGGCCGCTATTACCTTGAGAAAAAGGACTACACGGCGGCGATCAACCGCTTCAAGGTTGTGGTGACGCAATACCAGACCACGCGTCACGTCGAAGAAGCGCTCGCCCGCCTGACCGAGGCCTACATGGCGATCGGCATTGTGGGCGAGGCCCAGACGGCGGCAGCCATTCTTGGCCACAACTTTCCTGATAGCCGCTGGTACAAAGACGCCTACAATCTTGTAAAGTCCGGCGGAGTCGAGCCGACCGTCAACAAGGGCTCCTGGATAACCCGGGCGTTCAAGAAGGTTGGTCTCGGTTAG
- a CDS encoding DHA1 family bicyclomycin/chloramphenicol resistance-like MFS transporter (product_source=KO:K07552; cath_funfam=1.20.1250.20; cog=COG2814; ko=KO:K07552; pfam=PF07690; superfamily=103473; tigrfam=TIGR00710; transmembrane_helix_parts=Inside_1_19,TMhelix_20_42,Outside_43_51,TMhelix_52_74,Inside_75_85,TMhelix_86_105,Outside_106_108,TMhelix_109_131,Inside_132_143,TMhelix_144_166,Outside_167_170,TMhelix_171_193,Inside_194_219,TMhelix_220_242,Outside_243_256,TMhelix_257_276,Inside_277_287,TMhelix_288_310,Outside_311_319,TMhelix_320_342,Inside_343_348,TMhelix_349_371,Outside_372_380,TMhelix_381_403,Inside_404_424), producing the protein MTDNKNTTISPPTVQPWKVLPLLVAMNGIAPISLYMLVPMLPLLAATFAQDISVAQMTVSLYMVGMALSQLVMGPLSDRFGRRPVLICCFGLVVIANVGCIFAETLPQLIAGRFVQAVGGAAGMVISRAIVRDIYERNQVGGMISLVIAVMMIAQMLSPLVGGVLNDWFGWRSIFYVLAVVTTITIAAIMLALPETRRRVVSTDDGGFAKDVRALASSHAFIGYVLCQMLASAIIFTFAGGGPYIVINQMARSGTEYGLWFATAGFAYMMGNLVSVRLSPRYGLDRMIWIGLVLQIVGSVLNVIWGATGVNQVPSWLFGTHMIVMFGNAFAMANASAGAISIRPQAAGMASGAMGFLQMGFGALCSQLGAYLGGHFTTPLPLNIAVLALSGACAAAIIFLVPRDRRTVSTDTMVKAEEQEAGIM; encoded by the coding sequence GTGACCGACAACAAGAACACGACGATCTCACCCCCTACTGTTCAACCCTGGAAAGTTCTTCCGCTGCTGGTCGCGATGAATGGCATCGCGCCGATCTCGCTCTACATGCTGGTGCCGATGCTGCCGCTGCTCGCGGCAACCTTCGCACAGGACATCTCCGTCGCGCAGATGACCGTGTCGCTCTACATGGTCGGCATGGCATTGTCCCAACTGGTGATGGGACCGCTGTCTGATCGTTTCGGGCGACGCCCGGTTCTCATCTGCTGCTTTGGTCTCGTCGTTATCGCCAACGTCGGATGCATCTTTGCCGAGACGCTGCCGCAACTGATTGCCGGACGCTTTGTGCAGGCCGTCGGCGGCGCCGCGGGCATGGTCATCAGCCGCGCCATCGTCCGCGACATCTACGAACGTAATCAAGTCGGCGGCATGATCAGCCTCGTCATCGCCGTCATGATGATCGCGCAGATGCTCAGTCCGTTGGTGGGCGGCGTACTGAATGACTGGTTCGGCTGGCGTTCGATCTTCTATGTGCTTGCTGTCGTCACAACCATCACCATAGCCGCCATCATGCTGGCGCTGCCGGAAACACGGCGGCGGGTCGTATCCACCGATGATGGCGGTTTCGCAAAGGACGTCCGCGCGCTGGCATCAAGCCACGCCTTCATCGGCTACGTACTTTGCCAGATGCTCGCATCGGCGATCATTTTCACATTCGCAGGCGGAGGTCCTTATATCGTCATCAATCAGATGGCGCGTTCCGGCACAGAATACGGCCTTTGGTTTGCCACCGCCGGTTTCGCTTACATGATGGGAAATCTGGTTTCGGTGCGACTATCGCCCCGTTACGGACTCGACCGCATGATCTGGATCGGCCTCGTGCTACAGATTGTCGGTTCTGTTCTCAACGTCATCTGGGGCGCGACCGGGGTGAACCAGGTGCCCTCCTGGCTGTTCGGAACGCATATGATCGTGATGTTCGGCAATGCCTTCGCAATGGCCAACGCATCGGCGGGTGCGATCAGCATTCGCCCGCAAGCAGCCGGGATGGCGTCCGGAGCCATGGGATTTCTGCAAATGGGCTTTGGAGCGCTCTGCTCACAACTGGGCGCTTATCTCGGCGGCCATTTCACGACGCCGCTGCCGCTCAATATCGCGGTGCTGGCGCTGTCGGGAGCCTGCGCCGCGGCGATCATCTTCCTCGTGCCGCGAGATCGTCGGACTGTCAGCACCGACACGATGGTCAAGGCGGAGGAGCAGGAAGCCGGAATCATGTAA